CTCTCTAAGGGCCTGCCTAGAACCAGCAGGAAAGACAAGGAGGATTGACCATGGCCAGCGGCAAGTCGGATAGACTGAAGGGACGCGTGAAGGAAGCTGCGGGAGCCCTGACCGGCAATGCGAAGCTGAAGCGGAAGGGTCTGGTCGACCAGGCTGTCGGGAACATCAAGCAGATGGTGGAGGACCTTATTGAGATGGTGGACAACTGTCTCGATTGGGTCAAAGGTTTGTTC
This DNA window, taken from Deltaproteobacteria bacterium, encodes the following:
- a CDS encoding CsbD family protein — its product is MASGKSDRLKGRVKEAAGALTGNAKLKRKGLVDQAVGNIKQMVEDLIEMVDNCLDWVKGLFA